In Lates calcarifer isolate ASB-BC8 linkage group LG21, TLL_Latcal_v3, whole genome shotgun sequence, a single window of DNA contains:
- the kbtbd3 gene encoding kelch repeat and BTB domain-containing protein 3, with translation MDENQESSSCITNAHNSSSSPPSSQPGTAPQCNGVPEHRTLLRVSESHGLQLLGVLRSLRERGLLFDFTIKVQERSFPCHRCVLAACSDFFRAMFEVDMRERGDGSVTLGNQCPAAVVSFLDFAYSGEALITESNVDMLFQLASFLQVSVLSKACSDFLIGTMDLSNCLSLLSVAEAYGSASLLQSANDFVVQNFADLSKTQDFLDMQLDVLEACLRSDALNVPSEEAVVKSLLRWIQYDLPGRQKLLPGLLSLTRLHHLPAPVLKTLPDSDSLLCDDESCLALLSEAQSRQTQYSGLLADARPATAQSYIYIHKTEENGEIRHTFCYCLETDQWKELSAGPEDGTPTLPDSPGSYLTSYAEKMFVTGGCRGNCCRAIRLHVAEPFHDATDEVWCFCPVSLTCTPAPAMLKPRTMHIAVTCLDRVYVIGGRTKGTRGGAPNLLEVEYYNPLTQTWCSVSPLPTAIFYPEASACGSVIYTLGSEVEITDSFNPSLDCFFRYDAQQDQWSRLVAEFGQFFHATLVKAVSIHNTLHLCDLSTYKVYSFCPETCVWKGEGSFECAGFNAGAVGMRDRIYILGGDYSPDEITDEVQVYYSGRSRWEEVAPMPRALTEFHCQLISFNRYRDPWGGAA, from the exons ATGGATGAAAATCAAGAGTCATCCTCATGTATCACCAACGCCCACAACTCCAGCAGCAGCCCTCCCAGTAGCCAGCCTGGCACTGCTCCACAATGCAACGGGGTCCCAGAGCACCGGACCCTGCTGCGGGTGTCTGAGTCCCACGGACTGCAGCTCTTGGGCGTGCTCAGATCGTTGAGGGAGCGAGGCTTGCTGTTTGATTTCACCATTAAGGTCCAGGAACGCAGTTTTCCCTGCCATCGTTGTGTTCTTGCAGCATGCAGTGATTTCTtcag AGCTATGTTCGAGGTGGATATGCGAGAGCGTGGTGATGGTTCGGTGACTCTTGGAAACCAGTGTCCGGCGGCGGTGGTTTCTTTCCTGGACTTTGCCTACTCTGGGGAGGCACTCATCACTGAAAGCAATGTAGACATGCTGTTTCAGCTTGCCTCCTTTCTGCAG GTATCAGTCCTGTCCAAGGCCTGCAGTGACTTCCTGATAGGAACAATGGATCTTTCTAACTGTCTGTCCCTCTTGTCCGTCGCTGAGGCCTACGGCTCAGCCTCCCTCCTCCAAAGTGCCAATGATTTTGTGGTTCAGAACTTTGCTGACCTTTCCAAAACCCAGGATTTCCTGGATATGCAG TTAGATGTGTTGGAGGCATGCCTAAGGTCAGACGCTTTAAACGTGCCCAGCGAGGAGGCAGTGGTGAAGTCACTTCTTCGGTGGATACAGTATGATCTCCCGGGACGACAGAAGTTGTTGCCAGGATTGTTATCTCTAACCAGACTGCACCATCTACCTGCACCTGTGCTAAAG ACTCTGCCTGATTCAGACTCTCTTCTCTGTGATGACGAGTCCTGTCTCGCCCTGCTGTCAGAGGCCCAGAGCAGACAGACCCAATACAGCGGCCTGCTTGCTGACGCAAGGCCAGCCACTGCGCAGAGCTACATCTACATCCACAAGACAGAGGAGAACGGAGAGATCCGCCACACCTTCTGCTACTGTCTGGAAACAGACCAGTGGAAAGAGCTGTCAGCGGGGCCAGAGGATGGGACACCCACGTTGCCAGACTCACCGGGATCATATCTGACCAGCTATGCAGAGAAG ATGTTTGTCACAGGTGGGTGCCGTGGAAACTGTTGCCGGGCGATACGTCTACATGTGGCGGAGCCATTCCATGATGCCACCGATGAGGTTTGGTGCTTCTGTCCTGTGTCCCTAACCTGTACACCTGCCCCTGCCATGCTAAAGCCCCGCACCATGCACATAGCGGTGACCTGCCTGGACCGAGTGTATGTCATTGGGGGACGGACCAAGGGAACCAGAGGAGGAGCTCCTAATCTGTTGGAG GTGGAATATTATAACCCACTGACCCAGACCTGGTGCTCAGTCAGCCCGCTGCCCACCGCCATCTTCTACCCTGAGGCCAGCGCTTGTGGCAGTGTTATCTACACCCTTGGGTCAGAGGTGGAAATCACAGACTCCTTCAACCCCTCACTGGACTGTTTCTTCCGCTATGATGCCCAGCAGGACCAGTGGAGCCGCCTGGTGGCAGAGTTCGGCCAGTTCTTCCACGCTACGCTGGTCAAAGCGGTGTCAATTCATAATACGCTGCACCTCTGCGACCTGTCCACTTATAAG GTGTACAGTTTCTGTCCAGAGACCTGTGTGTGGAAGGGTGAGGGGTCATTTGAGTGTGCTGGGTTCAATGCTGGAGCAGTTGGTATGAGAGACAGAATCTACATCCTGGGTGGAGATTATTCCCCTGACGAGATCACTGATGAAGTTCAG GTGTACTACAGTGGTAGGAGTCGATGGGAGGAAGTGGCGCCCATGCCCAGAGCGCTAACTGAGTTCCACTGCCAACTCATCAGCTTCAACAGATATAGGGACCCGTGGGGCGGTGCAGCATGA
- the LOC108890875 gene encoding sarcolipin gives MDRSTQELFLNFMIVLITVLLMWLLVKAYQD, from the coding sequence ATGGACCGCTCGACGCAGGAGCTGTTCCTCAACTTCATGATTGTCTTAATCACCGTGCTGCTGATGTGGCTGCTGGTGAAAGCTTACCAGGACTGA